A genomic region of Ornithorhynchus anatinus isolate Pmale09 chromosome 7, mOrnAna1.pri.v4, whole genome shotgun sequence contains the following coding sequences:
- the OLFML3 gene encoding olfactomedin-like protein 3: protein MEPRAPLLVLLLLALARPLEGQQHHLMEYMERRLAALEERLSQCQDQSSRHAAELREFKNKMLPLLEGAEKEREALRTEAESTAGRLDRLEREVDYLETQNPALPCIDMEEKVTGPGTKTKGRRNEKYDLLTDCGDTISQVRSMKILKRFGGPAGLWTKDPLGPAEKIFVLDGTQNDTAYIFPRLRDFTLASAARKAGRVRLPFPWVGTGHLVYGGFLYFVRRPPGGPGGGGEDTLQLIKFHLANRTVVDSSVFPAEGLIPPYSLNGATYIDLAADEEGLWAVYATREDDRHLCLAKLDPQTLDTEQQWDTPCPREGAESAFVICGALYVVYNTRPPSRARVQCVFDASGALAPEHAALVYFPRRYGAHASVRYNPRERQLYAWDDGYQIVYKLEMRKKEAEV, encoded by the exons ATGGAGCCCAGGGCTCCCCTCCTTGTCCTGCTCCTCCTTGCCCTGGCCAGGCCCCTGGAGGGGCAGCAGCACCACCTCATGGAGTACATGGAGCGTCGTCTAGCTGCCTTGGAG gAACGGCTCTCCCAGTGCCAGGACCAGAGCAGTCGGCATGCGGCAGAACTGCGTGAGTTCAAGAACAAGATGCTGCCGCTGTtggaaggggcagagaaggagcgggAGGCGCTGCGGACCGAGGCAGAGAGCACGGCTGGGCGGCTGGACAGGCTGGAGCGTGAAGTTGACTACCTGGAGACTCAgaacccagccctgccctgcaTAGATATGGAGGAGAAGGTGACAGGGCCGGGAACCAAGACCAAGGGCCGGAGAAATGAGAAGTATGATTTGCTGACAG ACTGTGGTGACACCATCTCCCAGGTGAGATCCATGAAGATCCTGAAGCGGTTTGGGGGTCCCGCTGGGCTATGGACCAAGGACCCGCTGGGGCCAGCGGAGAAGATCTTTGTGCTGGACGGGACGCAGAACGACACGGCCTACATCTTCCCACGGCTGCGTGACTTCACCCTGGCATCTGCCGCTCGCAAGGCTGGCCGGGTGCGGCTCCCTTTCCCCTGGGTGGGGACGGGGCACCTGGTGTATGGCGGCTTCCTCTATTTCGTGCGGCGGCCCCCCGGGGGccctggcgggggcggggaggacacgCTACAGCTCATCAAGTTCCACCTGGCCAACCGGACCGTGGTGGACAGTTCTGTCTTTCCAGCCGAGGGGCTCATTCCACCCTACAGCCTGAATGGAGCCACCTACATCGACCTGGCAGCAGACGAAGAAGGACTGTGGGCCGTGTATGCCACGAGGGAGGATGACCGGCACCTGTGCCTGGCCAAGCTGGACCCACAGACGCTGGATACGGAACAGCAGTgggacactccctgcccccgGGAAGGGGCCGAAAGTGCTTTCGTTATATGCGGGGCCCTTTACGTGGTCTACAACACCCGCCCACCCAGCCGGGCCCGGGTGCAGTGCGTCTTCGATGCCAGCGGCGCCCTGGCCCCCGAGCACGCCGCCCTCGTCTACTTCCCCCGACGCTATGGGGCCCATGCCAGTGTCCGCTACAACCCCCGTGAGCGCCAGCTTTACGCGTGGGACGATGGGTACCAGATTGTCTACAAGCTAGAGATGCGCAAGAAGGAGGCAGAGGTCTAA